One window of Sphingobacteriales bacterium genomic DNA carries:
- a CDS encoding restriction endonuclease produces MKQKLTIENLIKEAQIFCAEQSKFQHKELFGVTDGKAVGTVIEQKFQKYLNDKYEVTIGSSASGVDLPADDILTDIKVTSIKQPQSSCPFKDAKQKIFGLGYNLLVFVYDKADDPKSKTATLNFVSCSFVAKERTADYTTTYRLREMIKDKAIQADIIAYLQDKNIPADEITLSKLAEQILKTPPEQGYLTISNALQWRLQYQRIVTLADEVKGITKIVSYNKPQ; encoded by the coding sequence ATGAAGCAAAAATTAACAATAGAGAATTTAATAAAAGAAGCCCAAATTTTCTGTGCTGAACAATCAAAATTTCAACATAAAGAACTGTTTGGAGTAACTGACGGCAAAGCTGTTGGGACAGTTATTGAACAGAAATTTCAAAAATACTTAAATGACAAATACGAAGTTACAATTGGTTCTTCTGCAAGCGGTGTGGACCTACCTGCTGACGACATTTTAACTGACATCAAAGTAACTTCGATAAAACAGCCCCAATCATCTTGCCCTTTCAAAGACGCAAAACAAAAGATTTTCGGACTTGGTTATAACCTACTTGTTTTTGTTTACGACAAAGCTGACGACCCTAAAAGTAAAACAGCAACTTTGAATTTTGTAAGTTGTTCATTTGTAGCAAAAGAGAGAACGGCTGACTATACAACAACTTACCGTTTAAGAGAAATGATTAAGGATAAAGCCATTCAAGCCGACATCATTGCTTACCTGCAAGACAAAAATATACCAGCAGACGAAATAACATTATCAAAATTAGCGGAGCAAATCTTAAAAACTCCACCTGAACAAGGTTACTTGACTATTTCAAATGCTTTACAATGGAGACTACAATATCAACGAATTGTAACTCTTGCAGATGAAGTAAAAGGAATAACCAAAATTGTAAGCTATAACAAACCTCAATGA
- a CDS encoding asparaginase, with the protein MQEPIRIFVTGGTFDKEYDMIKGQLYFKDTHLPEIFKLSRCTIEINIRTLMMIDSIEMTDMDREVIANNCLNISENHIVITHGTDTMVETAKVLAASEITGKTIVLTGAMIPYKFGSSDGFFNLGSALAFVQSLPPGVYIAMNGRYFDWNNVRKNRDTGVFEELKKLPVK; encoded by the coding sequence ATGCAAGAACCCATTCGAATATTTGTAACAGGAGGAACATTCGACAAAGAATACGACATGATCAAAGGGCAACTCTATTTTAAAGATACCCACTTGCCTGAAATATTCAAGCTAAGCCGTTGCACCATAGAAATCAATATCCGAACCTTAATGATGATTGACAGTATTGAAATGACGGATATGGACAGAGAAGTCATAGCCAATAATTGCCTCAATATCTCCGAAAATCATATTGTCATTACTCATGGAACTGATACGATGGTTGAAACTGCAAAAGTATTGGCAGCATCCGAAATCACCGGTAAAACTATTGTTTTGACAGGTGCCATGATTCCTTATAAATTTGGAAGCTCTGACGGATTCTTTAACCTCGGCAGTGCTTTAGCCTTTGTTCAAAGCTTACCCCCCGGCGTTTATATTGCAATGAACGGCAGGTATTTCGACTGGAACAATGTTCGTAAAAACCGCGATACCGGAGTTTTTGAAGAATTGAAAAAGCTTCCTGTTAAGTAG
- a CDS encoding rhodanese-like domain-containing protein has translation MDEVKHALQTNKKIQIIDVRSKEEYEQAHIPNAVNISLQDLKDNISKLDQSFQFVTACGKGGGRSADGAKLLKEFGLNAIWLCGGTNKWLNAN, from the coding sequence GTGGACGAAGTAAAACATGCACTTCAAACAAACAAAAAAATTCAAATCATTGATGTTAGAAGTAAAGAAGAATATGAACAAGCACATATACCGAATGCCGTGAACATTTCGCTTCAGGATTTGAAAGACAACATTTCCAAACTTGACCAAAGTTTTCAATTTGTTACAGCTTGTGGAAAAGGTGGTGGACGGTCAGCAGATGGAGCAAAACTTTTAAAAGAGTTCGGACTGAACGCAATTTGGCTTTGTGGCGGGACAAATAAATGGTTGAACGCAAACTGA
- a CDS encoding glycosyltransferase family 4 protein translates to MQIKNATIAFDAKRMFFNSTGLGNYSRTLVSNLSELYPANRYLLYTPHFSFSLEDLTQARDDAFKPRINTAIRSPKGIWKIKIGGNIWRSMFLGNAINKDKPDIYHGLSNELPLNIQKVKSRKIVTIHDLIFLRYPSYYPTFDRWMYLRKWKHSCNQADVIIAISKQTKEDLVEFLGVSPDKIQVVYQAVDSRYYNDYNDRLFLNHGLFVPLDYKLPPQIPKEYILYVGSITERKNLLSLVKAIELLKSRLQVPLVVIGKGKDYEYKVWQYIQEHHLANQIIFIPYLPVSELKAIYRCARLMVYPSEFEGFGLPIVESLFSRTPVITSKGSCFSEAGGPGTIYVNPLDVEEMANAIEKVLTDGAQQMEMIMQGWEFAQQFKAEPTSLATIKVYGLFD, encoded by the coding sequence ATGCAGATAAAAAATGCGACTATTGCTTTTGATGCCAAACGAATGTTTTTCAATTCAACAGGATTAGGTAACTACAGCCGGACATTGGTGAGTAATTTATCTGAGCTATACCCGGCTAACCGGTATTTATTATATACCCCTCATTTTAGTTTTAGCCTCGAAGATTTAACTCAGGCAAGAGATGATGCTTTTAAGCCGCGGATAAATACAGCTATCCGAAGTCCAAAAGGAATTTGGAAAATAAAAATTGGAGGGAATATATGGCGCAGCATGTTTTTAGGAAATGCAATAAACAAAGACAAACCTGATATTTACCATGGTTTAAGCAACGAATTGCCATTAAACATCCAAAAAGTTAAATCCCGGAAAATTGTAACCATACACGATTTGATTTTTTTGAGATATCCATCCTATTACCCAACATTTGACCGGTGGATGTATTTGAGAAAATGGAAACATAGTTGCAATCAGGCTGATGTCATTATTGCCATAAGCAAGCAAACCAAAGAAGATTTAGTTGAATTTCTTGGAGTATCTCCAGACAAAATTCAAGTGGTCTATCAAGCTGTTGACAGCAGATATTACAACGACTATAACGATCGTCTTTTCTTAAATCACGGTTTATTCGTTCCCTTAGATTATAAATTACCCCCTCAAATTCCGAAAGAATATATTTTATATGTCGGTTCAATTACCGAGCGCAAAAATCTGCTGTCATTGGTAAAAGCGATAGAGCTTTTAAAATCACGATTACAAGTTCCCTTAGTTGTTATCGGGAAAGGAAAAGATTATGAGTACAAGGTTTGGCAATATATACAAGAACATCATCTTGCAAATCAGATAATTTTTATACCTTATTTACCTGTCAGCGAATTAAAAGCAATCTATCGTTGTGCCCGTTTAATGGTCTATCCTTCTGAATTTGAAGGTTTTGGGCTTCCTATTGTAGAAAGTCTGTTTAGCAGAACTCCAGTAATTACCTCAAAAGGCTCTTGTTTTTCGGAGGCCGGTGGTCCGGGTACGATTTACGTAAATCCTTTGGATGTTGAAGAAATGGCAAATGCCATAGAGAAAGTTCTCACAGATGGAGCACAACAGATGGAAATGATTATGCAGGGATGGGAATTTGCACAACAATTTAAGGCTGAACCTACCTCATTAGCAACGATAAAAGTATATGGACTATTTGACTAA
- a CDS encoding heavy-metal-associated domain-containing protein has translation MKSFKTSIFNFALAIVLIAGFIVNQPPVQAGGKSETVEILTSAICDMCEERIEKAVYNTKGVKAVNLDLDTKIATVKFNPKKVSADEIRTVISNAGYRADELPANETAYNKLPGCCKAPGACSKSESNNKH, from the coding sequence ATGAAATCTTTTAAAACCTCTATTTTTAATTTTGCTCTTGCAATTGTTTTAATAGCCGGATTTATTGTAAATCAGCCTCCTGTTCAGGCAGGAGGGAAATCTGAAACTGTTGAAATTCTGACCTCTGCAATCTGTGATATGTGTGAAGAAAGAATTGAAAAAGCGGTTTACAATACTAAAGGGGTGAAAGCAGTAAATCTCGATTTGGATACTAAAATCGCCACTGTTAAATTCAACCCAAAAAAAGTATCAGCAGATGAAATTAGAACAGTAATCAGCAATGCAGGTTATCGGGCCGATGAATTGCCCGCAAACGAAACTGCTTACAATAAACTACCGGGCTGTTGCAAAGCTCCCGGTGCATGCAGCAAATCTGAAAGCAACAACAAACATTGA
- a CDS encoding MFS transporter: MTENIKLGLKANWKQFTILVIVNSFVGGMIGMERTIFPQFAELEFGVASKTAILSFITAFGITKAIANYYTGRLANKFGRRNLLLFGWLLAIPIPFMLIYASSWSWVIFANVLLGISQGLTWSSTVVMKIDLVGEKDRGFAMGLNEFAGYFAVGLVAFLTGYVANKYGVTPYPFYIGIFISIIGFILTLLWVKDTRVFVHKESVTDNTAHLKNVFLETTLRNKTLSSVTQAGLVNNLNDGMIWGLLPIVLFSLNFDNENIGVITAIYPTVWGIGQLFTGKMSDHYSKKTMLFWGMLLQGLAILLIPFSSNFYVLASISAILGLGTALVYPTFLSTIAQATSPKQRAESIGTFRLWRDLGYAIGAVISGVTADLFGIDYAVLLIGGLTIISSFIIKYRMPEQIKSI, from the coding sequence ATGACTGAAAATATAAAACTCGGACTTAAAGCAAACTGGAAGCAGTTTACCATTTTGGTAATTGTTAACTCCTTTGTAGGTGGAATGATAGGAATGGAACGGACTATTTTTCCACAATTTGCAGAATTGGAGTTTGGTGTGGCTTCTAAAACGGCGATACTTTCTTTTATAACAGCTTTCGGTATTACAAAAGCAATAGCGAACTATTATACAGGGCGACTTGCCAATAAATTCGGACGCAGAAATTTACTTCTGTTTGGTTGGTTGCTCGCAATTCCAATTCCTTTTATGCTCATATATGCTTCCAGTTGGAGTTGGGTTATTTTTGCCAATGTTCTTTTGGGAATTAGTCAAGGATTGACCTGGAGTAGCACGGTTGTAATGAAAATAGATCTTGTTGGAGAGAAAGACCGTGGCTTTGCAATGGGCTTAAATGAATTTGCGGGATATTTTGCAGTGGGTTTAGTTGCCTTTCTAACAGGGTATGTGGCTAACAAATATGGGGTAACACCGTATCCATTTTACATAGGAATTTTCATTTCAATTATAGGTTTCATTCTGACTTTGTTATGGGTAAAAGACACAAGAGTTTTTGTTCACAAAGAGAGTGTAACCGACAATACTGCACATCTTAAAAATGTGTTTTTAGAAACAACTTTAAGAAACAAAACTTTGAGTTCAGTTACACAGGCAGGACTTGTAAACAATTTAAATGACGGAATGATTTGGGGCTTACTTCCAATTGTTCTGTTTTCGTTAAACTTCGACAACGAAAATATTGGAGTAATCACAGCTATTTACCCCACAGTTTGGGGTATCGGACAACTTTTTACAGGTAAAATGTCTGACCACTACTCAAAAAAAACAATGCTGTTTTGGGGTATGCTTTTGCAAGGGTTAGCCATTTTACTTATTCCATTCAGCAGTAACTTTTATGTTTTGGCTTCCATTTCGGCAATTTTAGGATTAGGAACTGCATTGGTTTATCCTACTTTCTTATCCACTATTGCTCAGGCAACAAGCCCAAAACAACGAGCAGAAAGTATTGGCACATTCCGGCTTTGGAGAGATTTGGGGTATGCTATCGGTGCTGTAATTTCAGGAGTTACAGCGGACTTATTTGGTATTGATTATGCCGTTTTACTAATAGGCGGACTAACCATTATTTCTTCTTTCATAATCAAATACCGAATGCCCGAGCAAATTAAATCAATTTAA
- a CDS encoding TonB-dependent receptor — MQNYQINFAREAGLKITLFLALLLVYQIGNSQNRITGKVVAPNQDAIIGANIYWSDTEIGTTTDENGNFELTRENNYSVLVASFVGYLNDTIRLAENQNHVLFALTVGLLLDQVSITEKQGSTFISNLKTIKTEMVTVKELRKAACCNLSESFQTNTSVEIGEADAVSGAKNVRMLGLDGAYVQMLTEGIPTLRGLASTYGLNYIPGPWMDAIAITKGSGSVTNGYEPITGQINVEYMKPEKADRLYLNFYANHMGRLEGNLNLAHRFTDQWSTMALLHVSGLNNKVDHNDDHFLDMPKYKQFSCIQRWKYHGEKLESMFGVKLLSENKIGGQLAYNPDIPRTIDNGYGIGINTKRIEAFAKTGFFLPEPNSSIGTMVSGIYHQQNAFFGLKEYEGIQKNLYINLLYQTIIGSTDHQITSGFSFMHDDYDETFNQVQYQRTENVPGIFTEYSYNLADKMSLVSGLRADYHNLYGFMLNPRIHWRYDLFEQGTIRASVGRGMRVANIFAQNMSIFASSRELVIQEALNPEVAWNYGLNYTQNFTLFDRDGFVTFDAYRTDFTNQVIADAYSTSNLLQIYNLNGKSFANSFQIEMSHEVLKKVDVKMAYKFDDARSTFGGQLLQVPLQAQHKALFNIAYETLNSHWRFDFTTQWHGPRYLFNTLLDNGTQNLKPEKSPSYFILHTQATYILRNFEIYLGGENLTGFTQHHPILAHHQPFGEEFDATNIWGPIVGRMFYTGIRFKLPYPENQN; from the coding sequence ATGCAAAACTATCAAATCAACTTTGCAAGAGAGGCAGGTTTAAAAATTACTCTTTTTTTAGCCTTACTGCTTGTTTATCAAATAGGAAATTCTCAAAACCGGATTACCGGTAAAGTAGTAGCACCAAATCAAGATGCCATCATAGGAGCCAATATATATTGGTCGGATACTGAAATCGGAACTACAACTGATGAAAATGGCAATTTTGAGTTAACTCGTGAAAACAACTATTCTGTTTTGGTAGCCAGTTTCGTTGGCTATTTAAACGATACTATTCGTTTAGCCGAAAATCAAAACCATGTTTTATTTGCCCTGACTGTTGGATTATTATTAGATCAGGTCAGCATTACCGAAAAACAAGGATCCACCTTTATTTCAAACCTTAAAACCATCAAGACAGAGATGGTAACGGTTAAGGAACTTCGAAAAGCAGCCTGCTGTAATTTGTCAGAAAGTTTTCAAACCAATACTTCTGTCGAAATTGGTGAGGCAGATGCTGTCAGCGGGGCTAAAAATGTGAGGATGCTGGGATTGGACGGTGCTTATGTGCAAATGCTGACGGAGGGCATCCCAACTTTAAGAGGTTTAGCATCCACGTATGGATTGAACTATATTCCCGGACCATGGATGGATGCAATTGCAATTACAAAGGGAAGCGGATCGGTAACAAATGGATATGAGCCTATAACCGGACAAATCAATGTGGAATATATGAAGCCTGAAAAAGCAGACCGGCTTTATCTGAATTTCTATGCCAATCACATGGGAAGGTTAGAAGGCAATTTAAATCTCGCACATCGGTTTACAGATCAATGGAGTACTATGGCTTTGTTGCATGTTTCAGGACTAAATAACAAAGTTGACCACAATGACGACCATTTTTTAGATATGCCAAAATATAAGCAGTTTAGCTGTATTCAGAGGTGGAAATATCATGGTGAGAAGTTAGAGTCCATGTTTGGCGTAAAACTCTTGTCAGAAAACAAAATTGGAGGGCAACTTGCCTATAATCCGGACATTCCAAGGACTATTGATAATGGTTATGGAATAGGAATAAATACTAAACGGATAGAAGCATTTGCCAAAACAGGTTTCTTTTTACCGGAACCCAATAGCAGTATTGGCACAATGGTTTCAGGAATTTATCATCAGCAAAACGCTTTTTTCGGTTTAAAGGAATATGAAGGGATTCAAAAAAATCTCTACATCAACCTGCTATATCAAACTATAATTGGAAGTACAGATCATCAGATTACTTCAGGTTTTAGTTTTATGCACGATGATTATGACGAAACTTTTAATCAGGTTCAATATCAGCGTACAGAGAATGTACCCGGAATTTTTACGGAATATTCCTATAATTTAGCCGATAAAATGAGTTTAGTCAGTGGATTGCGTGCCGATTACCATAACCTTTATGGATTTATGTTAAACCCGCGCATACATTGGCGATACGACCTGTTTGAACAAGGAACGATACGCGCTTCGGTAGGAAGGGGAATGAGAGTTGCCAATATATTTGCACAAAATATGAGTATTTTTGCTTCGTCTAGAGAACTTGTCATACAGGAAGCATTAAACCCTGAAGTGGCTTGGAATTACGGATTAAACTACACTCAAAACTTTACCCTCTTTGACAGAGATGGTTTTGTAACCTTTGATGCTTATCGTACCGATTTTACCAATCAGGTTATTGCAGACGCTTATAGTACCAGTAATCTGTTGCAGATTTACAATCTGAATGGAAAATCTTTTGCCAATAGTTTTCAGATTGAAATGAGTCATGAGGTACTTAAAAAAGTGGATGTTAAAATGGCTTATAAATTTGACGATGCCCGTTCAACTTTTGGTGGACAACTGTTGCAAGTTCCTTTACAGGCGCAGCATAAAGCATTGTTCAATATTGCTTACGAAACGCTGAATAGTCATTGGAGATTTGATTTTACCACACAATGGCATGGCCCGCGTTATTTGTTTAATACTCTATTAGACAATGGCACTCAAAATCTTAAGCCCGAAAAATCCCCATCTTATTTTATCCTTCACACTCAGGCTACTTATATTTTGCGCAATTTTGAAATTTATTTAGGAGGAGAAAACCTAACCGGATTTACTCAACACCATCCCATATTAGCACATCATCAACCTTTTGGTGAAGAATTTGATGCGACTAATATTTGGGGACCAATAGTTGGAAGGATGTTTTATACCGGAATTCGATTTAAATTGCCTTATCCGGAAAACCAAAACTAA
- a CDS encoding alpha-galactosidase — protein MQDLTLDIQYRLGKKTKRATLHVDIQQQIIEGLTAQISTQELMLGKWVKIELQIWQDLVLDKLAINLPYTFQNNERLFCNGFQSWTLSEEYPVNHRFKKVRFFAKNLISAFGDYQIYPYTEKTGILHSWTYAFIRSKDRLPIFFIGSTDERSAYTLIEFDSNKPNGKITISKDCESLQVNKGRIFNAFSLYIACGSENEVFDSFFELMKTNLPEKAAHSSFPGSGKTNPAGGAGFTSWYHYYTKINEKVILDNLEAFKKHQVPINFFQIDDGWQQAVGDWMQVNQKFPNGLKLISESIHKQGYQSGLWLAPFICQSQSELYQKHSEFLLRQKNGNPVKAAYNFLWRSFMYPLNFYNPRVQDYLKKVFDTILNQWGFDMVKLDFLYAVALQPPPGKTRGQVMYEAMDWLRKTVGDKLILGCGVPLSAAMGQTDFCRIGPDIHLKWDFPLLNWLGSREGVSTINAIKNTINRHQLNGRAFFNDPDVSILRLHNHNLLPEQQYTLFIINQLFGSLQFVSDNINEYTPDMLHLYLSQFPLQQKNIYRVAQENEVYRIGFSIGELHYLLFSNLTAKSINLQMSDEIRFLPENFRKCFYHNRLSKHIEPEEIISILPFQTICLLAVNTNNDVSLAGGNSHLFPCSDIVLNGLSNGSFIAESQTLNRKFNFWVYSKSGKPEIANGKLLLEMPYKEGFLYHYESK, from the coding sequence ATGCAAGATTTAACCCTTGACATCCAATATCGTCTTGGTAAAAAAACCAAACGCGCTACACTTCATGTTGATATTCAACAACAAATTATCGAAGGGTTGACGGCACAAATTTCTACTCAGGAACTGATGTTGGGGAAATGGGTAAAAATTGAGCTGCAGATTTGGCAGGATCTTGTTTTAGATAAGTTGGCAATTAACCTCCCTTATACTTTTCAAAATAATGAGCGGTTGTTTTGCAATGGATTTCAATCATGGACCTTAAGTGAGGAATATCCGGTTAATCACCGGTTTAAGAAAGTAAGGTTTTTTGCCAAAAATTTGATTAGTGCCTTTGGTGATTATCAAATTTACCCTTACACAGAAAAAACAGGCATCTTGCATAGTTGGACTTATGCATTTATCCGCTCTAAGGACAGGCTTCCCATTTTTTTTATCGGTTCAACTGACGAGCGAAGCGCATATACACTGATTGAATTTGATTCTAACAAACCAAATGGCAAAATCACCATTTCTAAAGACTGCGAGAGTTTACAAGTTAACAAAGGCAGGATATTCAATGCCTTTTCTCTTTATATTGCCTGTGGAAGTGAAAATGAGGTTTTTGATTCTTTTTTCGAACTTATGAAAACTAATTTGCCGGAAAAAGCAGCGCATTCCAGTTTTCCCGGTTCGGGTAAAACAAATCCGGCAGGAGGAGCAGGTTTTACTTCGTGGTATCATTATTATACCAAAATCAACGAAAAGGTAATTTTAGACAACCTTGAAGCTTTTAAAAAACATCAGGTTCCCATAAATTTTTTTCAGATTGACGACGGATGGCAGCAGGCAGTTGGCGATTGGATGCAGGTAAACCAAAAATTTCCGAATGGATTAAAATTAATTTCGGAATCGATTCACAAACAAGGTTACCAATCTGGTTTATGGCTCGCACCTTTTATTTGCCAGTCTCAATCCGAACTGTATCAAAAACATTCCGAATTTCTGTTGCGTCAGAAAAACGGAAATCCGGTAAAAGCAGCCTATAATTTTCTTTGGCGCAGCTTTATGTATCCCTTGAATTTCTACAATCCTCGTGTTCAGGATTATCTCAAAAAGGTGTTTGACACCATTTTAAATCAATGGGGGTTTGACATGGTAAAACTCGATTTTTTATATGCCGTAGCCCTGCAGCCACCTCCCGGAAAAACAAGGGGACAAGTCATGTATGAAGCCATGGATTGGTTGCGAAAAACAGTTGGAGACAAGTTGATTTTGGGTTGTGGAGTGCCTTTAAGCGCTGCAATGGGGCAAACAGATTTTTGCCGGATTGGGCCAGATATTCATCTGAAATGGGACTTTCCTTTGTTAAACTGGTTGGGAAGCCGCGAAGGGGTATCAACCATAAATGCCATTAAAAATACCATTAACCGGCATCAGTTAAATGGCAGGGCTTTTTTCAATGACCCCGATGTCAGTATTTTGAGACTGCACAACCACAATCTGCTACCTGAACAACAATATACCCTCTTCATCATCAATCAATTGTTTGGTTCACTCCAGTTTGTTTCGGACAACATCAATGAATATACCCCTGACATGCTGCACCTTTACCTTTCTCAGTTTCCGCTTCAACAAAAAAACATTTACAGAGTTGCACAGGAAAATGAGGTTTACCGGATTGGTTTTAGTATAGGTGAATTGCACTATCTTTTATTCAGTAATTTGACCGCAAAATCAATAAATTTACAAATGTCTGATGAAATCCGGTTTTTACCTGAGAATTTCAGAAAATGTTTTTACCATAACCGTTTATCAAAACATATCGAGCCTGAAGAAATCATCTCAATTTTGCCTTTTCAGACAATTTGCCTTTTAGCTGTAAACACCAATAATGATGTTTCTTTAGCAGGCGGAAACTCTCATCTTTTCCCTTGTTCAGATATTGTCTTAAACGGGCTATCGAATGGAAGTTTTATTGCAGAATCTCAAACTTTGAACCGGAAATTCAATTTCTGGGTGTATTCAAAATCGGGAAAACCGGAAATAGCTAACGGAAAACTATTGCTCGAAATGCCTTACAAAGAAGGGTTTTTGTATCATTACGAATCAAAGTAA